A window of Selenomonas ruminantium subsp. lactilytica TAM6421 contains these coding sequences:
- the pseG gene encoding UDP-2,4-diacetamido-2,4,6-trideoxy-beta-L-altropyranose hydrolase — protein sequence MVVIRADGNGKIGMGHYMRCFAIAHELRRRGEEVCFLLAPDADAGAVREQGYPLHQLEKIAEPLGWDATEAAEWLKGQEQATVFIDTYRIDSKAMALLSDAAHNACYMDDLYAFDYPIANIINYNLEAGKESYQGLLTSKTELYIGPAYYPVREEILHAKVKHLRLKARRILITTGATDPLHIELALLKRIVQDKQLLALELIVQCGLYYEKDYLEELQEFSAQYDCIRLQGWTKDMGALYASCDICIAPGSSSMSEAMTVGIPCISFAFVDNHLNQCHIMDEKGLAPYAGDFRKESEKVCQRIEHFLLYFLDIENRNFARAQFAGVFDGKGAARIAKILAAPQRKARHSASKECRRIIGIRASAILYNFILSNHIQGTVLMPANICECVPAIYKKAGMDFLFCDIEFGTWVPDEDEILSFLVSRPDIKVLHYNRTYGEMGDHSEFFQEVRKRFPSVIIVDDRCLALPDWRGEDCQADLTIYSTGNTKPVCVGKGAFAFLKKTWKYERYHLEGDTEAADVAFDASIKRCHAEHKSAEWDILLDNWTDPAQMPGEDYEQEVLTELAHIVTHKAAINKIYKKLPNALPDGMHDWRYNVLVRNQDECMKKLFQAGLFASKHYLGLGNGYFSEKSIPNCDWLARHIINLFNDNKYTVNMARRTVDCIMF from the coding sequence ATGGTGGTTATCAGGGCGGACGGCAATGGAAAAATAGGCATGGGGCATTATATGCGCTGTTTTGCCATTGCCCATGAACTCAGGCGGCGAGGGGAAGAAGTGTGTTTCCTTCTGGCGCCGGATGCGGATGCAGGTGCAGTCAGGGAACAAGGATATCCTTTGCATCAGCTGGAAAAGATAGCCGAGCCTTTAGGCTGGGACGCTACAGAGGCTGCTGAATGGCTGAAAGGGCAAGAGCAGGCCACTGTTTTTATAGATACCTACCGCATTGATAGCAAAGCAATGGCTCTATTGTCTGATGCGGCGCATAATGCTTGCTATATGGATGACCTCTATGCTTTCGATTACCCTATTGCAAACATAATCAACTACAATTTGGAGGCGGGGAAGGAATCCTATCAAGGTCTGCTGACAAGCAAAACTGAACTGTATATCGGGCCGGCTTACTATCCAGTGCGGGAAGAAATATTGCATGCCAAGGTTAAGCATTTGCGTTTAAAAGCAAGACGGATACTTATCACCACAGGAGCCACAGACCCTTTGCACATAGAACTGGCTCTGTTGAAAAGAATAGTGCAGGACAAGCAATTGCTTGCCTTGGAATTAATCGTTCAGTGCGGGCTGTATTACGAAAAAGATTATCTGGAGGAACTTCAGGAGTTTTCAGCACAGTATGATTGTATTCGTTTGCAGGGATGGACTAAGGATATGGGAGCACTGTACGCTTCCTGCGATATTTGTATTGCCCCCGGCTCTAGTTCCATGAGTGAGGCAATGACAGTAGGTATTCCCTGTATCAGTTTTGCTTTTGTGGATAATCATTTGAATCAATGCCATATCATGGACGAAAAAGGGTTGGCTCCATATGCAGGAGATTTTCGTAAGGAGTCGGAGAAAGTTTGCCAAAGGATAGAACACTTCCTGTTGTATTTTTTGGATATTGAAAATCGAAATTTTGCGAGGGCTCAATTTGCTGGAGTATTTGATGGCAAGGGCGCGGCTAGGATTGCAAAGATTCTGGCCGCGCCACAGCGCAAAGCGCGCCACAGCGCAAGTAAAGAATGCAGAAGAATTATAGGCATCAGAGCATCTGCAATTCTCTATAATTTTATTCTTTCAAATCATATTCAAGGTACTGTTTTGATGCCTGCTAACATTTGCGAGTGTGTGCCAGCTATATACAAAAAAGCAGGCATGGATTTCCTTTTTTGTGATATAGAGTTTGGCACGTGGGTACCTGATGAAGATGAAATATTGTCTTTTCTTGTATCTAGACCAGATATCAAAGTTCTTCATTATAACCGTACCTATGGTGAAATGGGAGATCATAGTGAATTTTTCCAAGAAGTAAGAAAGAGATTTCCTTCAGTTATCATTGTTGATGACCGTTGCCTTGCACTGCCAGATTGGCGAGGGGAGGATTGTCAGGCAGATCTTACTATCTATAGCACGGGTAATACTAAGCCAGTATGCGTAGGCAAGGGGGCATTCGCATTCTTGAAAAAAACGTGGAAATATGAAAGGTATCATTTGGAGGGAGATACAGAGGCTGCAGATGTGGCTTTTGATGCTTCTATAAAGAGATGTCATGCGGAACATAAAAGTGCAGAGTGGGATATTTTGCTAGATAACTGGACAGATCCGGCACAGATGCCGGGGGAAGATTATGAGCAGGAAGTGCTTACAGAACTAGCACATATTGTGACACATAAGGCTGCTATTAATAAAATTTACAAGAAATTGCCTAATGCATTGCCTGATGGGATGCATGACTGGCGGTATAACGTATTAGTAAGGAATCAAGATGAGTGCATGAAAAAGTTGTTTCAAGCGGGACTTTTTGCTAGTAAGCATTATCTAGGGTTGGGGAATGGATACTTTAGTGAAAAAAGTATACCTAATTGTGATTGGTTAGCTCGGCATATTATTAACTTGTTTAATGATAATAAGTATACAGTGAATATGGCAAGAAGAACAGTTGATTGCATAATGTTTTAG
- a CDS encoding class I SAM-dependent methyltransferase, with translation MENRKLWNELYKEARHRIKYPAENVIRFVRKNFICNGKEKILDLGCGAGRHVIYLADTNIVPYGGDFSASAVSYTKDILEQLDYSQFVGNIIETTTYNLPFEDDYFDGLICWGVLYYMDKTHIKESVREIYRVLKKNALALVLIRTVEDYRCQDAKRRDAKEVEERTFMLEEQETAKSAAKEDGMLMHFFTRDEVQELFADFSEITVDTVTQTHENGSYQDQDFLITLKK, from the coding sequence ATGGAAAATAGAAAACTATGGAATGAACTTTATAAGGAAGCAAGGCATCGCATTAAATATCCTGCTGAAAATGTCATACGCTTCGTGCGTAAAAATTTTATTTGTAATGGAAAGGAAAAAATATTGGATTTAGGTTGTGGAGCGGGACGGCATGTGATTTATCTTGCCGATACGAACATCGTTCCATACGGAGGGGATTTCTCTGCTTCTGCCGTGTCCTATACAAAAGATATACTGGAGCAACTGGATTACAGCCAGTTTGTTGGCAACATTATAGAGACCACAACCTACAACCTGCCTTTTGAAGATGATTATTTTGATGGTCTGATCTGCTGGGGCGTCCTTTACTATATGGACAAGACACATATCAAAGAAAGTGTGCGAGAAATATACAGGGTGCTGAAAAAAAATGCTTTGGCATTGGTGCTCATAAGGACTGTGGAAGATTACCGCTGTCAAGATGCCAAAAGGCGCGATGCAAAAGAGGTTGAGGAACGTACTTTCATGCTGGAGGAACAGGAGACAGCCAAGTCCGCAGCTAAGGAGGACGGTATGCTTATGCATTTCTTCACAAGGGATGAGGTGCAGGAGCTTTTTGCCGATTTTAGTGAGATTACGGTGGATACAGTGACTCAGACACATGAGAATGGCAGCTATCAGGATCAGGATTTCCTGATTACGCTGAAAAAGTGA
- a CDS encoding Coenzyme F420 hydrogenase/dehydrogenase, beta subunit C-terminal domain yields the protein MVADEKCTGCGACRVACPMGAIALKEETGGLKPRIDRELCTECGACERVCPVAGKAVIPQHSMRKADLFVNNNFFDRGVSSSGGFFKALSDYVFSKHGVVYGAAWCNEYTAVNMVRIKNPDDIYQCMESKYIQADTCNTFHEVEEDLRSGRLVLYAGTPCQIAGLHGCLGQDYENLLTLEVFCHGVPAVHIWQSYLRDYHGHEDVIRYVHFRYKRRGWWEAQMKIQYAHDEYLSSFRNTNDSYMFVFLNNYSLNQACYDCPFRKREHAGDFYIGDAWNINKIKQNMDDDRGISMVVTLTEKAEKILSEVSKGNNVFPVTLEEGVCSSKDLFQSKMRPAIWEKFQQKVWDEGFKSAYELIMEERSTNGK from the coding sequence ATGGTTGCAGATGAGAAATGCACCGGCTGTGGTGCCTGTAGGGTGGCTTGTCCTATGGGAGCTATAGCCTTGAAGGAAGAGACGGGAGGATTGAAGCCACGCATAGATAGAGAACTGTGTACTGAGTGTGGTGCTTGTGAGAGAGTCTGTCCGGTGGCTGGCAAGGCTGTTATTCCCCAGCATTCCATGAGGAAAGCTGATCTGTTTGTGAACAATAATTTCTTTGATAGGGGCGTTTCCTCGTCAGGAGGTTTTTTCAAGGCCTTATCCGATTATGTCTTCTCTAAGCATGGTGTGGTGTATGGCGCAGCATGGTGCAACGAATATACTGCGGTCAACATGGTGCGGATAAAGAACCCGGATGATATCTATCAGTGCATGGAGAGCAAGTACATACAGGCAGATACATGCAATACCTTCCACGAGGTGGAAGAAGATTTGCGTTCGGGGCGTTTGGTTCTTTATGCGGGAACTCCCTGCCAGATAGCTGGCTTGCATGGCTGTTTGGGGCAGGATTATGAAAATCTGCTGACACTAGAGGTGTTTTGCCACGGTGTGCCTGCAGTGCATATTTGGCAGTCGTATTTGCGAGATTATCATGGACATGAGGATGTAATACGCTATGTGCATTTCCGTTACAAGCGACGTGGTTGGTGGGAAGCACAAATGAAAATACAGTACGCCCACGATGAATATTTGTCTTCGTTTAGGAATACAAACGATTCCTATATGTTTGTATTCCTAAATAACTACTCTCTTAATCAGGCTTGCTATGACTGTCCTTTCCGTAAGAGGGAACATGCCGGGGATTTTTACATCGGAGACGCCTGGAACATTAATAAGATCAAGCAAAACATGGATGATGACCGTGGCATTTCTATGGTGGTGACTTTGACTGAAAAAGCGGAAAAAATCCTGTCTGAAGTTTCCAAGGGCAACAACGTCTTTCCAGTGACTTTGGAAGAGGGCGTATGTAGTTCTAAGGATTTGTTTCAGTCTAAGATGCGCCCTGCTATATGGGAGAAATTTCAGCAAAAAGTATGGGATGAAGGTTTCAAATCAGCATACGAACTAATCATGGAGGAAAGGTCAACAAATGGAAAATAG
- a CDS encoding polysaccharide pyruvyl transferase family protein, producing MMEKKRVGIITLHNWFNYGSMLQSYAGQKNIEALGYECELIDFRHPRVDNNRSYKLYKPSEEDAEIAKRFRGELVRRKAAFESWLPLYNLSPRLYSSEEELKGNTDYDIYATGSDQIWNVNFRMASSAYFLAFTDSHNKVALASSIGRCKWEKLGNYAQHIEKFRQVYIREQAGADYLSEHLPHMKDRIGVMLDPTLLVSREDWEAVARESSFGECSRGDYIACYATLDEEMEHMLPMLEELHRLTGLKVALFGMMQPRFADYIENVVDVGPREWLSLIANASFVLTHSFHGTAFSLKFQRPFITYNDNLENPRKEGILKKFGLLGRIAHQANEIEEIYKTAIDFETVGKYMKVDIEESRDKLRRALDGCR from the coding sequence ATGATGGAGAAGAAAAGGGTTGGCATTATTACATTGCATAACTGGTTCAATTATGGCTCGATGTTGCAGTCGTATGCAGGACAGAAAAATATTGAGGCATTGGGTTATGAATGTGAACTTATTGATTTCAGACATCCGCGTGTTGATAACAACCGTTCATATAAGCTATATAAGCCATCTGAAGAAGATGCTGAGATTGCGAAAAGATTTCGCGGGGAGTTAGTGAGGCGAAAAGCAGCTTTTGAAAGCTGGTTGCCTTTATACAATCTTAGTCCGCGCCTGTACAGTTCTGAGGAGGAACTGAAAGGAAACACGGATTATGATATCTATGCCACTGGCAGCGACCAAATCTGGAATGTGAATTTTCGCATGGCTTCCAGTGCATACTTTCTGGCTTTTACGGATTCTCACAATAAGGTAGCGTTGGCTTCTTCTATTGGTCGTTGCAAGTGGGAGAAGTTGGGAAACTATGCACAGCATATAGAAAAATTCCGTCAAGTTTACATTAGGGAGCAAGCAGGGGCTGATTATCTGTCTGAGCATTTGCCGCATATGAAGGATAGGATTGGCGTGATGTTAGATCCAACCCTCCTGGTGAGTAGGGAGGATTGGGAGGCAGTTGCCAGAGAGTCTTCTTTCGGAGAATGCAGTAGGGGAGACTATATTGCTTGTTATGCTACTTTGGATGAAGAAATGGAGCATATGCTGCCCATGCTTGAGGAACTTCATCGCCTTACGGGGCTGAAGGTTGCTCTATTTGGCATGATGCAGCCCCGGTTTGCAGATTATATCGAAAATGTGGTGGATGTAGGCCCTCGTGAATGGCTTTCGCTTATTGCCAATGCTTCTTTTGTCCTAACCCATTCCTTCCATGGCACAGCTTTTTCCTTGAAATTCCAGCGACCGTTCATTACTTACAATGACAATTTGGAGAATCCACGTAAGGAAGGTATCTTAAAGAAGTTTGGCTTGCTTGGCCGTATTGCTCATCAGGCAAACGAGATAGAGGAAATTTATAAGACGGCAATAGATTTTGAGACTGTTGGGAAATATATGAAGGTTGATATAGAAGAATCTCGGGATAAGCTGAGGAGGGCTCTTGATGGTTGCAGATGA
- a CDS encoding WbqC family protein has product MKVAMMQPTFLPWLGYFELIMKVDLFVFCDDFQFVRKSYHQRNRLLFGKQNVTDITVPVKKKGVYQQKINEVEIREDLPWRTKLWKSIELNYHKTPYFSAYKDKIEPLIVQPKENLAKQNMELIECISSLIGAKTEFIRSSELHAIGARSELVKNLLHEVHADSFYQAHGSFPYMNEDGVFPLRDIPVYFQDAVPIPYRQYNNSTGQFVPYLSVLDVLFNIGAEDTAKIASCMTEHWLAWTEMLNIHQTYHV; this is encoded by the coding sequence GTGAAAGTAGCGATGATGCAGCCGACTTTTCTTCCTTGGCTTGGATATTTTGAACTGATAATGAAAGTGGATTTATTCGTCTTTTGTGATGATTTTCAGTTTGTTCGAAAAAGCTACCATCAAAGAAACAGATTGCTTTTTGGAAAACAAAATGTTACTGACATTACAGTTCCAGTCAAGAAAAAGGGCGTATATCAGCAGAAAATAAATGAGGTCGAAATCCGGGAGGACTTGCCGTGGCGTACCAAGTTGTGGAAAAGTATAGAATTAAACTATCACAAAACGCCATATTTCTCAGCATATAAAGACAAAATAGAGCCATTGATAGTGCAGCCTAAAGAAAATTTAGCAAAACAAAATATGGAGTTGATAGAATGCATAAGTTCTCTTATAGGAGCTAAAACTGAATTTATACGGAGTTCTGAACTTCACGCTATAGGAGCGCGCTCAGAACTTGTGAAGAATCTTTTGCATGAAGTTCATGCGGACAGCTTTTATCAAGCACACGGTTCGTTTCCCTATATGAATGAAGATGGTGTTTTCCCGTTGCGTGATATTCCAGTGTATTTCCAGGATGCGGTTCCTATACCTTATAGACAATATAATAATAGTACTGGACAATTTGTTCCATATCTTTCGGTTTTGGACGTTCTTTTCAATATCGGAGCAGAAGACACGGCCAAGATTGCTTCCTGCATGACGGAGCACTGGCTGGCTTGGACTGAAATGTTAAATATACATCAGACATATCATGTCTGA